One window of the Choloepus didactylus isolate mChoDid1 chromosome 23 unlocalized genomic scaffold, mChoDid1.pri SUPER_23_unloc1, whole genome shotgun sequence genome contains the following:
- the LOC119524851 gene encoding basic salivary proline-rich protein 1-like yields MGQKLPIWPLPDGYPPRAGPVAPEPQGASDGAVAPPPTSVGAPSPEGAAPRPQEGQQQTGVGTMGGPCQGRGVGDPTIEQPEAPVPGQSVLKFIKCLLSTYCVRRQSGAVEQPRAQPPPHPLLLTAHPYQPTGKFVSYRFFPQGSETPRNPGNPGARLAGAGRGPPLEAWVPAASDLGAPVSSTRTGAGAPAPPLGPSLDEVTPELGAHADVGLSPPGGIRPSTVNPDPGATMGLPSFKAPQPLPEGPEHLPTGEAVALDTQAPPLQLTARLRGVLCASPSAGEGDRWDGVPTPPGTPPAECKP; encoded by the exons ATGGGACAGAAGCTCCCCATCTGGCCCCTGCCTGACGGATACCCCCCGAGGGCAGGCCCAGTAGCCCCCGAGCCCCAGGGGGCTAGTGACGGTGCTGTAGCCCCCCCACCAACCTCGGTGGGAGCCCCGAGCCCCGAGGGTGCTGCACCACGTCCCCAGGAGGGACAGCAGCAGACGGGTGTGGGAACCATGGGCGGCCCCTGTCAAGG ACGTGGCGTGGGAGACCCCACGATTGAGCAGCCGGAGGCCCCTGTTCCGGGACAGTCAGTTCTGAAATTCATCAAGtgtttgctgagcacctactgtgtacggAGGCAGTCGGGGGCTGTGGAGCAGCCACGGGCACAG CCTCCTCCTCACCCCCTCCTGCTCACGGCGCACCCATATCAGCCCACGGGGAAATTTGTGTCTTACCGCTTCTTCCCCCAGGGCTCAGAGACCCCACGCA ACCCCGGGAATCCTGGGGCCCGGCTGGCTGGGGCTGGGCGTGGACCCCCACTGGAGGCCTGGGTCCCTGCTGCCTCGGATCTGGGGGCCCCTGTCAGCTCCACGAGGACTGGGGCAGGTGCCCCTGCACCTCCTCTTGGCCCGTCCCTAGATGAGGTCACCCCAGAGCTGGGTGCACAC GCTGACGTCGGGCTGAGCCCCCCAGGGGGCATCCGGCCCAGTACAGTGAACCCAGATCCGGGGGCCACCATG GGGCTGCCGAGCTTCAAAGCCCCCCAGCCACTGCCCGAGGGCCCAGAGCATCTGCCCACTGGGGAGGCCGTTGCCCTGGATACCCAGGCACCCCCGCTGCAGCTGACAGCGCGGCTCAGAGGCGTTCTCTGTGCCTCCCCTTCAGCTGGGGAGGGGGACCGATGGGATGGTGTCCCCACTCCCCCAGGGACCCCACCTGCCGAGTGCAAGCCCTGA